TGAGCAGCAAACGGAACACACTGCTCTCAACCGTTTCGTGAATGAATTGGCCGCTCAAAGCGGGAGAGCCTTTTGTAACGACGGACAGCTCGTCCACGATAACGAGAGGGGCGATGTCTCGAAAACTGAGCATGCGGGTCGTGCCCCTGGAATTCATTCTGACCTTCCTGCCTTCTAGCCCACAAAGTGTCAGCAGGAAAGCGGAGACAGTGTCAGGATCATTGGGATCATGCTTAGCCGACACCGTACGCGGGTGGTGGCCCATCGCCTTGATCCCAATGTCACCGCCCCGCAGGCCTCGTTCGAGCGTGTAGAGGGTGCCGTCTGGTCCCTCTATATCGAGGAAAATCGATGTGTATGGCTCTGCCTTCTTTATGTCCCTTGGGGCGGTCCCACTTCCTAACGCGTAGTCGATACATTCGACGATGAACGTCTTTCCGGTATCAGACGGGCCGGCGATAACATTCAATCCTCGCTCGAACGTTACTTCGGCACCTTCGACCCTGGGCCCGGAGAGGAGCAGGCGCTTGAGGATGAATCCAGTGCTCATGCCTGTTCCTCCGCCCACAACACTGACTCAAGCGCGAATTCCGCTCCCCATTGACCGATGTGCTGGCGCACCAACGCGTCAAGCTCGGTATCGCTCAGCGCGCTAAACCCCTCCACCACCCAATCAGCCCGGTCGCGCAAGCCTGCGACGTAACTCGAACTCAGCACATCCAGAAAGGGTGCGGATTGATCCGTCGCCGCGTAGAAGACGCCTGAAGTGGTGTAGACGGTGTCAATCAGTCCGCGGCTCTGGTAGAGAAGTAGCCCAGATTGCAATACGCCTCGGCGTACGAGAATCTCGCCGCTACGGTGTGGTGTCTGCGGGTGAAGCCCGGGCGGGCCTCCTGGGATGTCATCTGAGTGCACCACCAAGTAGTCAAAGACGACCAGTCGTTGCAGTGAGCATGGGGTAGGGAATCCAGCCGATAAAAGGCATAGCATCCGCAAGCCCGTTTCGATCGGCGAATTGAAGGGCGAAGTTCGCTCGCGCGCGATGTCGTCCGTCACTTCACCCACCGGAACTTTTGATCGTTCACCATCTGATGGCAGATGCCACCGCGATCGCGCATGGACATGCGACCGTGGACGGCGTGAGAGGTCAAGGGCAGAAGTCGCGCTGTTTTGACTACGGCGACGACTCGGCGGTATCCATCTTCGTGCCGGTCGTCTCGCAGATCGTCGGCAATGCCGGTGTGAAGATCGTCTTGCAGACGCTCGTACGCGCCGGGTGGCAAGGTATCTCGAGAGAATGTTCTCAGCGATTCTGCGCTGTAGAACTCAAGTCTCGCGTCGCCATAGTGTTGTCGCAAATCGTCCGAATCAAGGTCGTCAACTACGCTGACGGGCTTCTTAAGATGGTCGCCATAAGCAGCCAGCAGTTCCTGTACGAACACAGTCTCGTGGACGGCAGGCGTATGCGGTGGCATTGCGTCGGCCGGGCGTTCCGGCAACCCTCCCCCAAACCGCGCCACGTGCCAGCGCGTCTTGGCGTGCCCATCCAGGATCCGTAGCGGCGGAACGTAATCGAAGATTGAGAAGTCAAGGCCCGCGATGTGCGCTCGCATCTCAGTGTCGAGCTCGATCGTCTTTGCCTTCGTGATCTTCGTTCGGCAGTGTTCGGCCCAGTTATCCAAAAGACCGGCGCGAAGCTTATCGGGCTTCTTAAGTAGTTTCGAAAGCTTCTGCCCGGCGCCTAGCGGAGCAACGAAGAAGTATCGGCGTGGATAGGCATACTCGCCGCGCTTTGTGTAATAAACGAGCTTCCCAAGCTCAATCCAAATATGGTGCGGGGCAAGAAGTTCCTTGTAGTGCTTGCACTGATAGTTGTCCCATGCGCCAGTAGCAGGATCGACCATCGCAATGACGTCTCGCCCCATATCGCCCGCGCCGCCGCACCGCTCCACCCGCGGATACTCTTTCGCGAGAG
This genomic interval from Acidobacteriota bacterium contains the following:
- a CDS encoding threonine transporter, yielding MTDDIARERTSPFNSPIETGLRMLCLLSAGFPTPCSLQRLVVFDYLVVHSDDIPGGPPGLHPQTPHRSGEILVRRGVLQSGLLLYQSRGLIDTVYTTSGVFYAATDQSAPFLDVLSSSYVAGLRDRADWVVEGFSALSDTELDALVRQHIGQWGAEFALESVLWAEEQA